A section of the Paracoccaceae bacterium genome encodes:
- a CDS encoding DEAD/DEAH box helicase — translation MNHRSGLKGIPRDSGSSRNALAPRLVAKLAEQGITDPTPIQTQAIPHAMNGRDVMGIAQTGTGKTAAFGLPLIHALTKAGVKPAPKTAAGLILAPTRELAKQIADNLAAYTRDSHLRVTLVVGGVSINAQVNRLQRGTDLLVATPGRLIDLVDRKAVFLDQTRFLVLDEADHVLDLGFIHALRRIAPLLADERQTMMFSATMPKAMAELSNAYLKNPVRVEVAPQGKAADKVEQSVHFVDQAGKVAKLIEHLDQHREETALVFARTKHGAEKLMKKLVSAGFAASSIHGNKSQGQRDRAIRELKSGEIRVLVATDVAARGIDIPGVAFVYNYDLPNVAENYVHRIGRTARAGRSGQSVTFCSPDEISELFQIEKFMKADIPVAGGQRWAHAKKPAKPQQRRRARGRRPQNRRAA, via the coding sequence ATGAATCACAGATCAGGTCTCAAGGGAATCCCTCGCGATTCAGGTTCAAGCCGAAACGCTTTAGCGCCCCGCCTTGTGGCGAAACTCGCCGAACAGGGAATAACCGATCCGACCCCGATCCAGACGCAGGCGATTCCGCATGCGATGAACGGACGCGACGTGATGGGCATCGCCCAGACCGGAACCGGCAAGACCGCCGCCTTCGGTCTGCCGCTGATCCACGCACTGACCAAGGCGGGGGTGAAACCCGCGCCGAAAACCGCCGCCGGGCTGATCCTGGCGCCGACCCGCGAACTGGCCAAGCAGATCGCGGACAACCTGGCCGCCTATACCCGTGACAGCCACCTGCGGGTGACGCTGGTTGTGGGCGGCGTGTCGATCAACGCGCAGGTCAATCGCCTGCAACGCGGCACCGACCTGCTGGTCGCCACGCCGGGACGTCTGATCGACCTGGTCGATCGCAAGGCCGTGTTCCTGGACCAGACCCGCTTTCTGGTCCTGGACGAGGCGGATCACGTGCTGGACCTTGGCTTTATCCACGCCCTGCGCCGGATCGCGCCGCTGCTTGCGGACGAGCGTCAGACAATGATGTTTTCGGCCACGATGCCCAAGGCAATGGCGGAACTGTCGAACGCCTATCTGAAGAACCCCGTCCGGGTCGAGGTTGCGCCCCAGGGCAAGGCCGCCGACAAGGTCGAACAATCCGTTCATTTCGTCGATCAGGCGGGCAAGGTTGCCAAGCTGATCGAGCATCTGGACCAACACCGTGAAGAGACGGCTCTGGTCTTCGCGCGCACCAAACATGGCGCGGAAAAGCTGATGAAAAAACTGGTGAGCGCCGGTTTCGCGGCCAGCTCGATCCACGGCAACAAAAGCCAGGGTCAGCGCGACCGCGCCATCCGAGAGTTGAAGTCGGGCGAGATCCGCGTGCTGGTTGCCACAGACGTGGCTGCGCGTGGCATCGACATTCCGGGGGTTGCCTTCGTCTATAACTATGACCTGCCGAACGTCGCCGAAAACTATGTCCACCGGATCGGGCGGACGGCGCGGGCCGGACGCTCGGGCCAGTCAGTGACCTTCTGTTCGCCCGATGAAATCTCCGAGCTGTTCCAGATCGAGAAGTTCATGAAAGCCGACATTCCCGTGGCCGGTGGTCAACGCTGGGCGCACGCGAAGAAACCGGCCAAGCCACAGCAACGCCGCCGCGCACGCGGGCGTCGGCCCCAAAATCGTCGCGCAGCCTGA
- a CDS encoding IS630 family transposase (programmed frameshift), with protein sequence MSAPLPSALRIRFQRYIEEGLSGRAAALRLKLSPATGARWARQVRMKGHAEPARQGPPRGKGKLAPHREFFEELIAQDPDITLFELRNALADAEGVRVHHSSIANLLSRLGFTYKKSLVATERRRAKVRQQRADWFRYRSPAIATFPERVVFIDETAVKTNLTRLRGRAKRGKRLTMDAPFGSWGTQTLIAGLTQGALIAPWVIKGAIDGPAFAAYIREVLVPEINPGTVVILDNLATHRNKEATQALRNHGCWFLYLPPYSPDLNPIEQAFSKLKAHLRRIGARSFTQVFEAIGAICDLYDPVECWNYFKAAGYVSG encoded by the exons ATGTCAGCACCTTTGCCATCTGCGCTTCGGATACGGTTTCAGAGATACATTGAAGAAGGGTTGAGCGGGCGCGCGGCGGCGTTGCGGTTGAAGCTGTCGCCTGCCACAGGCGCGCGGTGGGCGCGTCAGGTGAGGATGAAGGGTCATGCGGAACCTGCCCGGCAGGGACCGCCGCGCGGCAAGGGAAAGCTGGCTCCGCATCGGGAATTCTTTGAGGAGTTGATCGCACAAGACCCTGACATCACGCTCTTTGAGTTGCGTAATGCGCTGGCCGATGCAGAGGGTGTGCGGGTGCATCACTCCTCCATCGCCAACCTTCTGTCCCGGCTCGGCTTCACGTAC AAAAAGTCGCTGGTCGCAACCGAGCGCCGCCGCGCCAAGGTAAGGCAGCAACGGGCCGACTGGTTCAGATACCGCTCGCCAGCCATTGCGACCTTTCCTGAGCGCGTTGTCTTTATTGACGAAACCGCAGTGAAGACAAACCTCACGCGCCTACGCGGCAGAGCCAAGCGCGGTAAGCGCCTGACGATGGATGCGCCCTTCGGAAGCTGGGGAACCCAAACCTTGATCGCGGGCCTGACCCAAGGCGCGCTGATCGCACCTTGGGTCATCAAGGGAGCGATAGATGGCCCCGCCTTCGCGGCCTACATCCGCGAAGTGCTGGTCCCCGAGATCAACCCCGGCACTGTCGTCATTCTCGACAACCTGGCAACCCACCGGAATAAGGAGGCGACGCAGGCTTTACGCAATCACGGCTGCTGGTTCCTTTACCTGCCACCGTACTCGCCCGACCTGAATCCCATCGAGCAGGCCTTCTCTAAACTGAAAGCCCATTTGCGACGGATCGGGGCCAGGTCCTTTACCCAGGTCTTCGAAGCAATCGGAGCAATCTGCGATCTCTACGACCCAGTAGAATGCTGGAACTACTTTAAGGCCGCCGGATATGTCTCAGGTTAA
- a CDS encoding LysR family transcriptional regulator, producing the protein MNLPALRTFLAIVETGSLVRASVQLGVTQSTVTARLKSLEEELGQTLIIRQKSGATLTAAGACLRRYAETIAGLWHQARQETALPDGASGLCNIACHPDLWPELGQRLFAAIRAAEPDLALSVWHGGQGDLADWQARGLTDISLTYWPLSQGGQTIRPLITDRLILVSTRPDSPVTFDPAYVFVEAGDDFGRQHAAAYADAGTARLNFGTAALGLEHLLAEGGAAYLPARIAAPHLATGRLFALPNAPEFTRPSVLVLNAAAAAQWRWLDPVLAAIIDG; encoded by the coding sequence ATGAATCTGCCTGCCCTGCGCACCTTCCTTGCCATCGTCGAAACCGGCAGCCTTGTGCGTGCCTCGGTGCAACTGGGCGTGACGCAATCGACGGTCACCGCCCGCCTGAAATCGCTGGAGGAGGAGTTAGGCCAGACCCTGATCATCCGCCAGAAATCCGGCGCCACCCTGACCGCTGCGGGCGCGTGCCTGCGCCGCTATGCGGAAACCATTGCCGGGCTATGGCACCAGGCGCGTCAGGAAACGGCCCTGCCCGACGGGGCCAGCGGGCTGTGCAACATCGCCTGTCACCCGGACCTCTGGCCTGAACTGGGCCAACGCCTGTTCGCGGCCATCCGCGCCGCCGAACCCGATCTGGCGCTGTCGGTCTGGCACGGCGGTCAGGGGGATCTGGCCGACTGGCAGGCGCGCGGGTTGACCGATATCTCGCTGACCTACTGGCCGCTCAGCCAGGGTGGCCAGACCATCCGCCCGCTGATCACTGACCGGCTGATCCTTGTCTCGACCCGCCCAGACAGCCCCGTCACCTTTGACCCGGCTTATGTTTTTGTCGAAGCTGGCGACGACTTTGGCCGCCAGCACGCCGCCGCCTATGCCGATGCCGGAACTGCGCGGCTGAATTTCGGCACCGCCGCGCTGGGGTTGGAACATTTGCTGGCCGAAGGTGGCGCCGCCTATCTGCCCGCCCGCATCGCCGCCCCGCATCTGGCCACCGGGCGCCTGTTCGCACTGCCGAATGCACCCGAATTCACCCGCCCCTCGGTCCTTGTTCTGAATGCGGCGGCTGCGGCCCAATGGCGCTGGCTGGACCCGGTTCTGGCCGCGATCATTGATGGCTGA
- a CDS encoding aldehyde dehydrogenase family protein gives MSDVQNLKMLIGGDWVAASDGGTFDSFDPASGKVWATVPEATADDIDRAVRAADAALTGPWGAMTPTERGKCLRRLGDLLAENSESLGRIETRDTGKMFKETAWQAKYIAEFLHFYAGAADKISGETLPIDKPDMFVFTDREPLGVIAAVVPWNSQLFLSAVKIGPALAAGNTIVLKASEHGPAPLLEFGRLIAKAGIPDGVVSIVTGHGEPCGRALTSHPLVARVSFTGGPASAAHVIRNTAENFAELSLELGGKSPFIVFDDANIESAVNGSVAGIFAATGQSCVAGSRLYLHEDIADDFLARMVKIAEGITIGDPQAEATEMGPLCTQGQLDHIEAQVALAVEEGGTVLTGGARPEGLEGLYFQPTIIDCPRQDLTIVDTELFGPVLSVQRFRTEDDVVALANDTKHGLAAGIFTRDSARSLRMAKRVKAGIVWVNTYRAISPIAEFGGMKTSGYGRESGFQAIYDYTRPKTVWMNLSDDPIANPFQPR, from the coding sequence ATGAGCGACGTGCAGAATCTGAAAATGCTGATCGGGGGCGATTGGGTGGCGGCCAGTGATGGCGGCACGTTTGACAGTTTCGATCCCGCAAGCGGCAAGGTTTGGGCGACGGTCCCCGAGGCGACGGCGGATGACATCGACCGGGCGGTGCGCGCCGCTGATGCGGCCCTGACCGGGCCATGGGGCGCGATGACCCCGACCGAGCGTGGCAAATGCCTGCGCCGTCTGGGCGACCTGCTGGCCGAGAACTCGGAAAGCCTGGGGCGGATCGAAACCCGCGACACCGGCAAGATGTTCAAGGAAACCGCCTGGCAGGCGAAGTACATCGCCGAATTCCTGCATTTCTATGCCGGGGCTGCCGACAAGATTTCGGGAGAGACTCTGCCGATCGACAAGCCCGATATGTTTGTCTTCACGGATCGCGAACCCCTGGGCGTGATCGCAGCCGTGGTGCCGTGGAATTCGCAGCTTTTCCTGAGTGCGGTGAAGATCGGCCCGGCGCTGGCGGCGGGCAATACCATCGTGCTGAAGGCAAGCGAACACGGCCCCGCGCCACTTCTGGAATTCGGGCGTCTGATCGCCAAGGCGGGTATCCCGGACGGCGTCGTCAGCATCGTCACCGGCCACGGGGAACCCTGCGGGCGGGCGCTGACCTCGCACCCGCTGGTGGCCCGCGTGTCGTTTACCGGCGGCCCGGCCTCGGCCGCGCATGTCATCCGCAACACGGCCGAGAATTTTGCCGAGTTATCGCTGGAACTGGGCGGGAAATCCCCCTTCATCGTGTTTGATGACGCGAATATCGAAAGCGCCGTCAACGGCTCGGTCGCAGGGATATTTGCGGCGACGGGGCAAAGCTGTGTCGCGGGGTCGCGGCTGTATCTGCACGAAGATATCGCCGACGATTTCCTGGCCCGGATGGTGAAGATTGCTGAAGGGATCACGATCGGCGACCCGCAGGCCGAGGCGACAGAGATGGGGCCGCTGTGTACACAAGGGCAGCTGGATCACATCGAAGCGCAGGTGGCGCTGGCGGTTGAGGAAGGCGGCACCGTGCTGACCGGTGGGGCCCGGCCAGAGGGGCTGGAAGGTCTGTATTTTCAGCCCACGATAATCGACTGCCCGCGTCAGGACTTGACTATCGTCGATACCGAGCTGTTCGGCCCGGTCTTGTCTGTCCAGCGGTTCCGCACGGAAGACGACGTTGTGGCACTGGCCAATGATACCAAGCACGGGTTGGCGGCGGGGATATTCACTCGGGATTCCGCGCGCAGCCTGCGCATGGCCAAACGGGTCAAAGCCGGGATCGTCTGGGTGAACACCTATCGCGCGATCAGCCCGATTGCCGAATTTGGCGGCATGAAGACCAGCGGTTATGGCCGCGAAAGCGGGTTCCAGGCGATCTATGACTACACGCGCCCCAAAACCGTCTGGATGAACCTGTCCGACGATCCCATTGCCAATCCCTTCCAGCCGAGGTGA
- a CDS encoding LLM class flavin-dependent oxidoreductase: MKFHIAINLERMDASADMAAVRAHTEDMIRMADQAGFEVAWAAEHHALEMTIAPNPFQIMTWWAGITETIRLGCGVANAAYWHPINIAGEAALVDLLSDGRLEFGLGSGAYQREFDRMRPGLDQKDSYKYMQEMLPLVRKLWQGDVEHDGEFWSFPKATSCPKPVQDDVPVWVAARSPVTFDHAVANDCNVMSWPLTMPFSEAEKYRTQLDEAIAKAGGTWNGRFAMMRHTSVYATEADREATMHAIRNVLGMFGNLMMKKGDVVNGFPDRVPLEELEGNVRVDPAMLEENLVFGSPETVVEKLRKYEALGVDAFIYYASMGLGMAEQKRSLELFINNVMPEFA, from the coding sequence ATGAAATTCCACATCGCCATCAATCTTGAACGCATGGACGCAAGCGCCGATATGGCCGCGGTGCGCGCGCATACCGAAGACATGATCCGAATGGCCGATCAGGCCGGGTTCGAGGTTGCCTGGGCCGCCGAGCACCACGCGCTGGAAATGACCATCGCGCCCAATCCGTTCCAGATCATGACCTGGTGGGCCGGCATCACCGAGACTATCCGCCTGGGCTGCGGTGTTGCCAACGCAGCCTATTGGCACCCGATCAACATCGCCGGAGAGGCGGCGCTGGTCGATCTGCTATCGGATGGGCGGCTTGAATTCGGCCTCGGCTCGGGCGCGTATCAGCGAGAGTTCGACCGGATGCGCCCTGGGCTCGACCAGAAGGACAGCTACAAATACATGCAGGAGATGCTGCCGCTGGTGCGCAAACTGTGGCAGGGCGACGTGGAGCACGACGGAGAATTCTGGTCGTTCCCCAAGGCGACCTCCTGCCCGAAACCGGTGCAGGATGACGTGCCGGTCTGGGTCGCCGCGCGATCGCCCGTCACCTTCGACCATGCCGTGGCCAACGACTGCAACGTGATGAGCTGGCCACTGACGATGCCGTTTTCGGAGGCTGAGAAATATCGCACCCAACTGGACGAGGCGATCGCCAAGGCGGGCGGCACCTGGAACGGGCGTTTCGCGATGATGCGCCACACCAGCGTTTACGCGACCGAGGCGGACCGCGAAGCCACCATGCACGCGATCCGCAATGTGCTGGGCATGTTCGGCAATCTGATGATGAAGAAGGGTGACGTGGTGAACGGCTTCCCCGACCGGGTGCCGCTTGAGGAATTGGAGGGCAACGTCCGGGTCGATCCGGCGATGCTGGAAGAAAACCTGGTCTTCGGGTCGCCCGAAACGGTTGTCGAAAAGTTGCGTAAATACGAAGCGTTGGGTGTGGATGCGTTCATCTATTACGCCTCGATGGGCCTCGGCATGGCCGAGCAAAAACGCAGCCTTGAGCTGTTCATCAATAACGTCATGCCGGAGTTCGCCTGA
- a CDS encoding amino acid synthesis family protein, which translates to MPAEIRRTLLQIQTTQIEGGRPVPVPTKLIAALAIIKNPWHGRGFVEDLRPEIRDVGPEVGKLLTGMILDVTGDALEGYGKASVVGMGGEIEHAQALTHTLWFGNQYRDAVGAKTYLAFTNCKGVAGQPIMIPLMDKHDAGRRSHYQTIHLNVPDAPGPDEIVIALGASIGGHPHHRIGDRYEDLREMGHDVDNPAGV; encoded by the coding sequence ATGCCCGCAGAAATTCGCCGCACCCTGTTGCAGATTCAAACCACGCAGATCGAAGGTGGCCGCCCGGTGCCGGTGCCGACCAAGCTGATCGCCGCACTGGCGATCATCAAAAACCCCTGGCACGGGAGGGGGTTCGTAGAGGACCTGCGCCCGGAAATTCGTGATGTCGGCCCCGAAGTTGGCAAGCTGCTGACCGGCATGATCCTCGACGTGACCGGCGATGCCCTGGAAGGTTATGGCAAGGCCAGTGTTGTCGGGATGGGGGGTGAGATTGAGCATGCGCAGGCGCTGACCCATACGCTGTGGTTCGGCAATCAGTACCGTGATGCGGTCGGGGCCAAGACCTATCTGGCGTTCACCAACTGCAAGGGCGTCGCCGGGCAACCGATCATGATCCCGCTGATGGACAAGCATGACGCGGGGCGGCGCAGCCACTACCAGACGATCCACCTGAATGTGCCCGACGCGCCGGGACCGGATGAGATTGTGATCGCGCTGGGGGCCTCCATCGGTGGTCACCCGCATCACCGGATTGGCGACCGGTATGAGGATCTGCGCGAGATGGGGCATGACGTGGACAACCCGGCGGGTGTCTGA
- a CDS encoding alpha/beta fold hydrolase, giving the protein MTWTTRRVSEVAPDGTAYELSGPEGAPLVALIHGLGLCRDVWAGLLPEFAAHYRVLNYDLYGHGASAPVPGDASLTVYSDQLAGLLDHVGADRAAVVGFSIGGMINRRFALDHRDRLTALVILNSPHDRGAEGQKAVEDRAATVRDQGAFATFDEALKRWFTPGFLASGAAAPQLVRDWRAQVDPESYAQAAWVLANGVRELIAPDPAITAPTLVVTCENDSGSTPAMARQIAAEIPGAALAIVPALQHLGLMEAPRAFTAPTLEFLERTLK; this is encoded by the coding sequence ATGACGTGGACAACCCGGCGGGTGTCTGAGGTCGCACCAGACGGCACGGCTTATGAGTTGAGCGGGCCGGAAGGCGCGCCACTTGTGGCGTTGATCCACGGGCTGGGGCTGTGCCGGGATGTCTGGGCCGGGTTGCTGCCAGAGTTTGCGGCGCATTACCGCGTGCTGAATTACGATCTGTACGGGCATGGCGCGTCTGCGCCGGTGCCGGGGGATGCCTCGCTGACGGTCTATTCCGATCAGCTGGCCGGGTTGCTGGATCATGTTGGCGCGGATCGCGCGGCGGTCGTCGGGTTTTCCATCGGCGGGATGATCAACCGGCGGTTCGCGCTGGATCACCGGGATCGGCTGACTGCGCTGGTGATCCTGAATTCGCCGCACGACCGTGGGGCCGAGGGGCAGAAGGCGGTCGAGGATCGCGCCGCGACGGTGCGCGATCAGGGGGCGTTTGCGACCTTTGACGAAGCGCTGAAGCGGTGGTTCACGCCTGGGTTTCTGGCCTCGGGCGCGGCCGCCCCGCAACTGGTCCGCGACTGGCGCGCGCAGGTTGATCCTGAAAGCTACGCTCAGGCCGCCTGGGTGCTGGCCAATGGGGTGCGCGAGCTGATCGCGCCCGACCCGGCAATCACTGCGCCGACGCTGGTGGTGACCTGTGAAAACGACAGCGGCTCAACCCCCGCGATGGCGCGCCAGATCGCCGCCGAAATCCCGGGGGCCGCGCTTGCCATCGTGCCCGCCCTGCAACATCTGGGGCTGATGGAAGCGCCGCGCGCCTTCACCGCCCCAACCCTCGAATTTCTTGAAAGGACGCTGAAATGA
- a CDS encoding metalloregulator ArsR/SmtB family transcription factor, whose translation MTYEAALHALADPTRRAIFESLRRHPCTVTDLAKSQPVSRPAVSQHLKVLHDARLVQATPKGSHRIYAVRPEGLEALRRYLDGFWDGTLAAFGAEISKRNQHR comes from the coding sequence ATGACTTACGAGGCTGCCCTCCACGCCCTGGCCGATCCAACGCGCCGCGCAATCTTTGAATCACTGCGCCGCCACCCGTGTACGGTGACCGATCTGGCGAAATCCCAACCGGTCAGCCGACCGGCGGTCTCGCAACATCTGAAAGTCCTGCATGACGCCAGGCTGGTGCAGGCAACCCCGAAGGGCAGCCACCGGATCTATGCCGTCCGACCAGAGGGGTTGGAGGCGCTTCGCCGATACCTCGACGGGTTCTGGGACGGAACGCTGGCCGCCTTCGGGGCCGAAATTTCCAAACGAAATCAACACAGATAG
- a CDS encoding DUF4387 family protein: protein MKLGELADKVRSKNAGPFWLTLDIFCADATVFQQVSQGLESARVAQLLGTDPAVMKRFDMPELNVVKFSIPRPARQGAVDDRDMHGASFANLLAEMEV, encoded by the coding sequence GTGAAACTTGGCGAACTGGCCGACAAGGTGCGGTCAAAGAACGCCGGGCCTTTCTGGCTGACGCTCGATATCTTCTGCGCGGATGCGACCGTGTTTCAGCAGGTGTCACAGGGGTTGGAATCCGCTCGCGTCGCCCAACTGCTTGGCACCGACCCCGCAGTGATGAAACGCTTCGACATGCCCGAATTGAACGTGGTCAAATTCTCGATCCCGCGGCCCGCCCGGCAAGGTGCGGTGGATGACCGCGACATGCACGGCGCAAGCTTTGCAAACCTGCTGGCCGAGATGGAGGTCTGA
- a CDS encoding acyclic terpene utilization AtuA family protein, translating into MVKVLIPCGALGLGYDRAALARGVAEGPDIIAIDGGSTDSGPHYLGTGTSKYSRQSTKAQWRELIEAQQAAGVPLVIGTAGTCGADSAVDWLVDITQEIAVEAGLALKIAVLKSGQTPDAVAEAFEAGQITPLDAAPDISAEVIRDCTNIVALAGAEQVQAAIETGADVIIAGRTTDTAIIAALPLARGCHAGAAWHGAKVGECGAMATTNYSTGTIMAEFDQDGFTITPMGDGVQATPRTVSAHMLYENSDPYILFEPGGYLDVRGAEYTALDDRRVQVTGSTWHATDRYTVKLEGARRAGYQVVSLVTVRDPHYVKNIHDWCADITETCTAKARRETNGDFTIELRVTGADATLGPLENAAQTGSEVGVTGIVTAESEALAMEVAKILNPFLLHHPLTETEPMPTFAFPFSPPEMPRGAIHEFCLHHVMTLSDPMQAFRLSVIEVGA; encoded by the coding sequence ATGGTGAAGGTGCTGATCCCCTGCGGCGCGCTTGGCCTTGGGTATGACCGGGCCGCGCTGGCGCGGGGCGTGGCCGAAGGGCCGGATATCATCGCGATTGACGGCGGGTCCACCGACAGCGGCCCGCACTACCTCGGCACCGGCACGTCGAAATATTCCCGCCAGTCCACCAAGGCGCAATGGCGCGAACTGATCGAGGCGCAACAGGCCGCTGGCGTGCCGCTGGTGATTGGTACCGCAGGCACCTGCGGCGCGGATTCTGCGGTCGACTGGCTGGTCGACATCACCCAGGAAATCGCGGTCGAGGCTGGGTTGGCGCTGAAAATCGCCGTGCTGAAAAGTGGGCAAACGCCCGACGCCGTGGCCGAGGCGTTCGAAGCAGGCCAGATCACACCACTGGACGCAGCGCCGGACATCTCCGCAGAGGTGATCCGCGACTGCACCAATATCGTAGCCCTTGCCGGGGCGGAACAGGTGCAGGCCGCAATCGAAACCGGCGCGGATGTCATCATCGCCGGGCGCACCACCGACACCGCAATCATCGCCGCCCTGCCGCTGGCGCGGGGCTGCCACGCCGGTGCCGCCTGGCACGGGGCCAAGGTGGGCGAATGCGGCGCGATGGCGACGACGAATTATTCGACCGGCACGATCATGGCGGAATTTGATCAGGACGGCTTTACCATCACCCCGATGGGTGACGGCGTTCAGGCGACCCCGCGCACGGTGTCTGCCCATATGCTGTACGAAAACAGCGACCCCTATATCCTTTTCGAACCGGGCGGCTATCTTGACGTTCGGGGGGCCGAATATACCGCACTCGACGACAGGCGGGTGCAGGTGACGGGCAGCACCTGGCATGCCACGGACCGCTATACCGTCAAGCTGGAGGGCGCGCGCCGCGCCGGGTATCAGGTCGTCTCTCTCGTCACGGTGCGCGATCCGCATTACGTCAAGAACATCCACGACTGGTGCGCCGATATCACCGAAACATGCACGGCCAAGGCACGGCGCGAAACCAACGGAGACTTCACCATCGAACTGCGCGTGACCGGCGCCGATGCAACGCTTGGGCCGCTTGAAAACGCCGCGCAGACAGGCTCCGAAGTGGGCGTGACCGGGATCGTGACGGCCGAGAGTGAGGCACTGGCAATGGAGGTCGCGAAAATCCTCAACCCCTTCCTGCTGCACCACCCGCTGACCGAGACCGAGCCGATGCCGACTTTCGCCTTCCCCTTCTCACCCCCCGAAATGCCACGCGGCGCAATCCACGAGTTTTGCCTGCACCACGTGATGACCCTGTCCGACCCGATGCAGGCCTTCCGCCTGTCGGTGATCGAGGTTGGCGCGTGA
- a CDS encoding tripartite tricarboxylate transporter permease — protein MDILSNLALGFSVALSPYTLFLAVCGCFLGTIIGALPGLGPSNGVAILIPITFTLGLDATSALVLMTAVYYGAMYGGRISSILLNIPGDEPALMTTLDGYPMAKAGRAGDALVLSGVASFVGAFLATIGLMLLAPSLARVAFLFGPAEYFALYMLAFCTLGGMASNNQAKSAMAACIGLGIAMIGVDSSSGLPRLTGGNLHLYDGVDFLVAIVGLFAIAEVFFFIESHGKESSIGVKLDKVTIPWRDIWSTRWTMLRTSVVGFVAGILPGAGASLGSFMAYMTEKSIAGPKGGFGTGVPKGIAAPEAGNNAAAGGALVPMLTLGVPGSGTTAVLLALLVTLNITPGPTLFTERPEVIWGLIASLLIANVVLLLMNVPLVKIFVKVLMVPAWILLPGVTMISFVGIFSLSGSFFDLLMMIGFGVLGYILRKLDIPTVPVILGILLGGNMEDALRRAMTLSDGDVAYLVSSPIAIGLWIAAIAGFVAPMFLRNLLKKPQAVTD, from the coding sequence ATGGATATCCTGTCAAACCTGGCCCTGGGCTTCAGCGTCGCCCTGTCGCCTTACACGCTGTTCCTGGCCGTCTGTGGCTGCTTTCTGGGCACAATCATCGGCGCGCTTCCGGGCCTTGGCCCGTCCAATGGCGTCGCGATCCTGATCCCGATTACCTTCACGCTTGGTTTGGACGCGACCAGCGCGCTGGTGCTGATGACGGCCGTTTACTACGGCGCGATGTATGGCGGGCGCATCAGCTCGATCCTGCTGAACATTCCGGGCGACGAACCGGCGCTTATGACGACGCTCGACGGGTATCCCATGGCCAAGGCGGGTCGCGCAGGCGATGCGCTGGTGCTGTCGGGCGTGGCGTCCTTCGTCGGCGCGTTCCTGGCCACAATCGGTCTGATGCTGCTGGCCCCATCGCTGGCCCGCGTTGCCTTCCTGTTCGGCCCGGCAGAGTATTTCGCGCTTTACATGCTGGCGTTCTGCACGCTGGGCGGAATGGCGTCGAACAACCAGGCAAAATCTGCAATGGCGGCCTGTATCGGGCTGGGGATTGCGATGATCGGGGTGGATTCCTCGTCCGGCCTGCCGCGCCTGACCGGCGGCAACCTGCACCTTTATGACGGCGTCGACTTCCTTGTCGCCATCGTCGGATTGTTCGCCATTGCCGAGGTCTTCTTCTTCATCGAAAGCCACGGCAAGGAAAGTTCGATCGGGGTGAAGCTCGACAAGGTGACGATCCCGTGGCGCGACATCTGGTCGACCCGCTGGACGATGCTTCGCACCTCGGTCGTCGGCTTCGTGGCCGGTATTCTGCCGGGGGCAGGGGCATCGCTGGGGTCGTTCATGGCCTATATGACCGAAAAATCCATTGCCGGGCCCAAGGGCGGTTTCGGCACCGGCGTGCCCAAGGGCATCGCCGCGCCCGAGGCGGGCAACAACGCCGCCGCCGGTGGCGCGCTGGTGCCGATGCTGACGCTGGGCGTGCCGGGTTCGGGGACGACCGCGGTGCTGCTGGCGCTGCTGGTGACGTTGAACATCACGCCCGGCCCGACCCTGTTCACCGAACGGCCCGAGGTGATCTGGGGCCTGATCGCCTCACTCCTGATTGCCAACGTCGTATTGCTGTTGATGAACGTCCCGCTGGTGAAGATCTTCGTCAAAGTGCTAATGGTGCCCGCGTGGATCCTGCTGCCGGGCGTCACCATGATCTCGTTCGTCGGGATCTTCTCGCTCTCGGGCAGCTTCTTCGATTTGCTGATGATGATCGGCTTTGGCGTGCTGGGATATATCCTCAGGAAGCTGGACATCCCCACCGTGCCGGTGATCCTGGGCATTCTGCTTGGCGGGAATATGGAGGACGCGCTGCGCCGCGCCATGACCCTGTCGGACGGCGATGTCGCCTACCTCGTCTCCAGCCCCATCGCCATCGGCCTGTGGATCGCCGCGATTGCCGGGTTCGTCGCACCGATGTTCCTGCGCAATTTGCTGAAGAAGCCGCAGGCGGTCACTGACTGA